Proteins encoded by one window of Candidatus Baltobacteraceae bacterium:
- a CDS encoding metallophosphoesterase: MRIYHTSDLHDHRGFVPRLQELRAREPGLLFDCGDSLRGSQTVYRRDEPIVAEIDAAGYDAQAIGNREFHYIFGLLRARARSMRHPLLCTNLLDTKGRELPFDRTLVLEYDGVRVHLLGLLIMQYPVGSPWERLFGWRFLLPEEAVGAYADAMPEGDLLVVLSHVGLALDRKLAAAVPRIDLVLGGHSHDTLREPAYVGDVPIVHAGPYGAYVSQTELAYDAAARRFRIARFALVPLLHAE; this comes from the coding sequence ATGCGCATCTATCATACGTCGGATCTGCACGATCACCGCGGCTTCGTCCCGCGTTTGCAGGAGTTGCGCGCGCGAGAGCCCGGATTGCTCTTCGATTGCGGCGACTCGCTGCGCGGAAGCCAAACGGTTTATCGTCGCGACGAGCCCATCGTCGCGGAGATCGACGCCGCCGGATACGACGCTCAAGCGATCGGCAACCGCGAGTTTCACTATATCTTCGGGCTGCTGCGCGCGCGCGCGCGTTCGATGCGCCATCCCTTGCTCTGTACGAATCTTCTCGATACCAAGGGCCGCGAGCTTCCGTTCGATCGAACGCTGGTGCTCGAGTACGACGGCGTACGCGTGCATCTGCTCGGGCTGCTGATCATGCAGTACCCGGTAGGCAGTCCGTGGGAGCGCCTCTTCGGGTGGCGTTTCTTGCTCCCCGAAGAGGCGGTCGGCGCGTATGCCGACGCGATGCCCGAAGGCGACCTGCTCGTCGTGCTTTCGCACGTGGGGCTCGCGCTCGATCGCAAGCTCGCCGCGGCCGTGCCGCGCATCGATCTCGTTCTCGGCGGACACAGTCACGATACGTTGCGCGAACCGGCCTACGTGGGCGACGTGCCGATCGTGCACGCCGGCCCGTACGGTGCGTACGTTTCACAGACCGAACTCGCCTACGACGCGGCCGCGCGCCGTTTTCGCATCGCGCGATTCGCGCTCGTTCCGCTGCTGCACGCCGAATGA
- a CDS encoding O-antigen ligase family protein: MRRRLAAMPAALAFTYFVVPLFPSFITLTAVTIPGVSLVPTSVSIALLVLVGLVAIYAIAMLATPPRETPPTLTPLLLWVGAALLAAVLGFDPRGGALFIGIFGLSVIWHLALVRYYRAPGVARAIFWSYLLSGAIASLTAIVMVVTRIPADQYTIGHGRAIGTFILPGELAGYLIIFLPIAYGVTQVSRDARLRALAWGALVLGAAAFILTFSRAGWMGFAAALAFFVFFTQRVRRRYAVGVLLAGVAAILVAFNVHHNPSENYTRLSIWQAALEIMRRFPLTGVGPFDFARIYPLVRLADGDATAFHAHSFLLTIFAETGIVGVLAVLYAWWRFVLALRDRLRSAPRAHQLLAYAVAAGLVGTWVQGLIDTVSVVIFGLWLPSMALALACASDGLGEGAPQ, encoded by the coding sequence GTGCGACGTAGGCTCGCCGCCATGCCGGCGGCGCTCGCTTTCACCTATTTCGTGGTGCCGCTTTTCCCATCGTTCATTACGTTGACGGCGGTAACGATTCCGGGCGTTTCGCTCGTTCCGACGAGCGTTTCGATCGCGCTGCTCGTCCTCGTCGGGCTGGTAGCGATCTACGCGATCGCGATGCTCGCGACGCCGCCGCGCGAGACGCCGCCGACGTTGACTCCGCTGCTGCTTTGGGTTGGCGCGGCGCTGCTTGCGGCGGTACTCGGGTTCGATCCGCGCGGCGGCGCGCTCTTCATCGGCATCTTCGGGCTTTCGGTGATCTGGCATCTCGCGCTCGTGCGCTACTATCGCGCGCCGGGCGTGGCGCGCGCGATCTTCTGGAGCTACCTGCTTTCGGGTGCGATCGCATCGCTAACCGCCATCGTGATGGTCGTAACGCGAATTCCGGCCGATCAATACACGATCGGCCACGGGCGCGCGATCGGAACGTTCATTCTGCCGGGCGAACTCGCGGGCTATCTCATCATCTTCCTGCCGATCGCCTACGGCGTCACGCAAGTCTCGCGCGACGCGCGGCTGCGCGCGTTGGCTTGGGGGGCGCTCGTGTTGGGTGCCGCAGCGTTCATCCTTACGTTCTCGCGTGCCGGCTGGATGGGCTTCGCGGCGGCGCTCGCGTTCTTCGTCTTTTTCACGCAGCGCGTGCGCCGCCGCTACGCCGTCGGCGTGCTGCTCGCGGGCGTCGCGGCGATTCTCGTTGCGTTCAACGTCCATCACAACCCGTCGGAGAACTACACGCGGCTTTCGATTTGGCAGGCCGCGCTCGAGATCATGCGCCGCTTTCCGCTCACGGGAGTGGGTCCGTTTGACTTCGCGCGAATCTATCCGTTGGTGCGCTTGGCCGACGGCGATGCGACGGCGTTCCACGCGCATAGCTTCCTGCTCACGATCTTCGCCGAGACCGGCATCGTCGGCGTGCTCGCCGTGCTCTACGCGTGGTGGCGCTTCGTGCTCGCCCTGCGCGACCGCCTGCGCTCGGCGCCCCGCGCCCACCAGCTGCTCGCCTACGCGGTGGCGGCGGGACTTGTTGGAACGTGGGTGCAAGGCCTCATCGACACGGTGAGCGTTGTAATTTTTGGGCTGTGGTTACCTTCCATGGCCCTCGCCTTAGCCTGCGCGAGCGACGGACTCGGCGAAGGGGCGCCGCAATGA
- a CDS encoding SemiSWEET transporter — translation MVENLGLLAALLTTASFIPQVYKVVMTRDTTSISRSMYVVLTCGVACWLAYGVLTRNLPITLANGATLFLAGTVLLYKMRYR, via the coding sequence GTGGTTGAGAATCTCGGTCTGCTGGCGGCGCTCCTGACGACCGCCTCGTTCATTCCGCAGGTCTATAAAGTCGTGATGACGCGCGATACGACGAGCATTTCGCGCAGTATGTACGTCGTGCTCACGTGCGGCGTTGCGTGCTGGCTAGCCTACGGCGTTCTCACGCGCAACCTGCCGATCACCTTGGCAAACGGTGCGACGCTGTTCTTAGCCGGCACCGTGCTGCTCTACAAAATGCGCTACCGGTAA
- the lptB gene encoding LPS export ABC transporter ATP-binding protein, translating into MQTATKRQIKLRNLVKRYGERAVVNGVSAEVETGEVVGLLGPNGAGKTTTFYMVVGLVKPDAGTVVLDNGQGDADLTAAPMYQRARNGIGYLAQENSIFRKLSVGDNIRLIWQMNNVPKDEQEERLPALLEEFGLRRFIDARGDSLSGGERRRVEIARAIATEPAFLLLDEPFTGIDPIAVADIQTMIRQLRDRGLGVLITDHQVRETLAIVDRAYILNNGKIEVSGTAQEVLDSPIARQFYLGEGFRL; encoded by the coding sequence ATGCAAACAGCGACCAAGCGCCAAATCAAGCTTCGTAATCTCGTCAAGCGCTACGGCGAGCGGGCGGTCGTCAACGGCGTGAGCGCCGAGGTGGAGACCGGCGAGGTGGTGGGGTTATTGGGACCCAACGGTGCGGGCAAGACCACGACTTTTTATATGGTCGTCGGTCTGGTCAAGCCCGATGCGGGCACGGTCGTACTGGACAACGGTCAAGGGGACGCCGATCTGACCGCCGCCCCGATGTACCAGCGGGCGCGCAACGGGATCGGCTATCTCGCTCAGGAGAATTCGATCTTTCGCAAGCTCTCGGTCGGCGACAATATCCGCCTGATTTGGCAGATGAACAACGTCCCCAAAGACGAGCAGGAAGAGCGCCTTCCGGCGCTGCTCGAGGAGTTCGGCTTGCGCCGGTTCATCGACGCGCGCGGCGATAGTCTCTCGGGCGGCGAGCGCCGACGCGTCGAAATCGCGCGAGCCATCGCTACCGAACCCGCGTTCCTGTTGCTCGACGAGCCGTTCACGGGGATCGATCCGATCGCCGTTGCCGACATTCAAACGATGATCCGCCAACTGCGCGATCGCGGTCTGGGGGTACTCATCACCGACCACCAAGTGCGCGAGACGCTCGCCATCGTAGACCGCGCCTACATCTTGAACAACGGAAAGATCGAAGTCTCGGGAACCGCCCAAGAAGTGCTCGACAGTCCGATCGCCCGCCAATTCTATCTGGGCGAAGGGTTCCGTCTCTAA
- a CDS encoding DUF3084 domain-containing protein: MSVADFFRGAGLVLFIVALAGAIAYAGDRVGHQVGRKRLTLFNIRPRYTSTIIAIGTGMVIALVVTLAAILASQEVKLAFFHLNAINQQIQSLQARARELENKVNNSRVVATTDTLMWPAIANIPQKSTPAQRRQIVQQYYTDTVRAVDQTWTKFGLKPYKPPSDIEAKLQELANGSKTEAALSQSDVLLLTTAGQNLYEKDRISFTINGVLNKLVYRSGEGIAQLTIPANKNFNISAAYQQLFLDVRRAANTRGLPQYFETITSVRSLQDAAAMQRTVSQGTGSYVLTAFAASDIYPSTGISIVVTLSKVQA, encoded by the coding sequence ATGAGCGTCGCCGATTTCTTCCGCGGCGCGGGACTCGTGCTGTTCATCGTGGCGCTCGCCGGAGCTATCGCGTACGCCGGCGATCGCGTCGGCCACCAAGTCGGCCGCAAGCGGCTCACGCTCTTCAATATTCGCCCGCGCTACACGTCGACCATCATCGCGATCGGTACGGGCATGGTCATCGCGCTCGTCGTCACGCTGGCCGCGATCCTTGCCAGTCAAGAAGTGAAGCTGGCGTTCTTTCACTTAAACGCCATCAATCAGCAAATCCAGTCGCTGCAAGCGCGCGCGCGCGAACTCGAAAACAAAGTCAACAACAGCCGGGTCGTCGCCACGACCGACACGCTCATGTGGCCGGCGATCGCAAACATTCCGCAGAAGAGCACGCCCGCGCAGCGGCGACAGATCGTGCAGCAGTACTACACCGATACCGTGCGCGCCGTGGATCAGACGTGGACGAAATTCGGACTCAAGCCCTACAAGCCGCCGAGCGATATCGAGGCGAAACTGCAAGAGCTCGCCAACGGCTCGAAAACGGAGGCCGCGCTCTCGCAAAGCGACGTGCTGCTGCTGACCACGGCCGGCCAGAACCTCTACGAAAAAGACCGCATCTCGTTTACGATCAACGGCGTGCTCAACAAGCTCGTCTATCGCTCGGGCGAAGGCATCGCGCAATTGACGATTCCGGCCAACAAGAATTTCAATATCAGCGCGGCCTACCAGCAACTCTTCCTCGACGTCCGGCGCGCCGCGAATACGCGCGGCCTGCCGCAGTACTTCGAAACGATTACCTCGGTGCGTTCGCTGCAGGATGCGGCCGCGATGCAGCGGACCGTGAGTCAAGGAACCGGCTCCTACGTGCTCACCGCCTTCGCCGCCTCCGACATCTATCCGAGCACGGGCATCTCGATCGTCGTGACGCTCAGTAAGGTGCAGGCTTGA
- a CDS encoding LptF/LptG family permease — protein sequence MRRPGGSALRFTILDRYMLAELAGPFLFGLSAFVLIFAAAQILAIGRLVSDAHAPLFAAIEVFLWQLPYIVVEVFPMAMLLGTLLAMQRLSGESEITAMKAGGITFLRIIAPLLAAGFVLSLVTLVLQEGVVPFANDRVTAIQDTVINHISAFGRDLTVRAPLPNNAGFQETIAQGFEQHSQALLHVTIVQYDERSHPTRVLFADRAQFTADRWTLDNVSAYAFAPDGSVTVEPNTPQLQVDIGEKPTDLLKRVAGNNPDNMSRSTIADIIRSGQLTPSEYKKYVTTYWQKLAQPFACFVFVLIAVPFGIRSVRGGGNTSIGFGLAVLIVFIYYVVLTIFSYVGEALVPIAALVAWMPNIIFTAIGLRRLQMAASV from the coding sequence GTGCGGCGTCCGGGCGGCTCGGCGCTGCGCTTTACGATTCTGGACCGCTACATGCTCGCGGAGCTCGCGGGGCCGTTTCTCTTCGGGCTCTCGGCGTTCGTGTTGATCTTCGCCGCGGCGCAGATTCTGGCGATCGGGCGGCTCGTCTCCGACGCGCACGCCCCGCTCTTCGCCGCGATCGAAGTCTTCTTGTGGCAGTTGCCCTATATCGTCGTCGAAGTATTTCCGATGGCGATGCTTTTGGGCACGCTGCTCGCCATGCAGCGTCTCTCCGGCGAGAGCGAGATCACGGCCATGAAGGCCGGCGGGATTACGTTTCTGCGCATCATCGCGCCGCTGCTTGCGGCGGGTTTCGTTCTATCGCTCGTGACGCTGGTGCTGCAAGAAGGCGTCGTGCCGTTCGCCAACGATCGCGTGACGGCGATCCAGGACACGGTGATCAACCATATCAGCGCGTTCGGACGCGATCTCACGGTGCGCGCTCCCTTGCCGAACAACGCGGGGTTCCAAGAGACGATCGCGCAGGGTTTCGAGCAGCATTCGCAGGCCCTCTTGCACGTTACGATCGTGCAGTACGACGAGCGAAGCCACCCGACGCGCGTACTCTTTGCCGACCGCGCGCAGTTTACCGCCGATCGCTGGACGCTCGATAACGTGAGCGCGTACGCGTTCGCACCCGACGGCAGCGTCACCGTCGAGCCAAACACGCCGCAGCTGCAGGTCGATATCGGCGAAAAGCCAACCGATCTTCTCAAACGCGTGGCGGGGAACAACCCCGACAACATGAGTCGCTCGACCATCGCGGATATCATTCGGTCGGGACAACTCACGCCGTCGGAATATAAAAAGTACGTCACGACGTACTGGCAGAAACTGGCGCAGCCGTTTGCGTGCTTCGTCTTCGTGCTCATCGCCGTTCCGTTCGGCATCCGATCGGTTCGCGGCGGCGGCAACACGTCGATCGGCTTCGGTCTCGCGGTGCTCATCGTGTTCATCTATTACGTGGTGCTGACGATCTTTTCGTACGTTGGGGAGGCGCTCGTGCCGATTGCCGCGCTCGTCGCGTGGATGCCGAACATCATCTTTACCGCAATCGGCCTGCGCCGGCTACAAATGGCGGCATCGGTCTGA
- a CDS encoding glycosyltransferase family 1 protein, which produces MIVAVDAQLAVGTATGIGEYARGLIDALRAQGREIRELAEPALDPWRFDRRVLWDQVLLPQRARRSGADLLHCASGTMPLLLPLPAVVTVHDVAWLRVQAHAKAYARGYFGAFSVRQYRRARAVIVDSQFSRAELLDALDLPAERVHVVYPGVAADFCAVRRESANGEPLILVPGTVERRKNLEVLVRALVAIPGARLVSVGPPTPYRDECLALARRVGVADRFEARGYVARAELLALYARCSVVAVPSRYEGFGYAAAQALCAGAPVVLSDRSSLPEIAGGDARVVPVDDVAAWSRALTETIADPSSQASADRARLRARERFAWPASARAMGRIYDGVTGALNRRG; this is translated from the coding sequence ATGATCGTTGCGGTGGATGCCCAACTCGCCGTCGGCACCGCGACGGGGATCGGCGAATACGCGCGCGGGCTCATCGATGCGCTGCGCGCGCAGGGCCGCGAGATACGCGAACTCGCCGAGCCGGCGCTCGACCCGTGGCGATTCGATCGGCGCGTACTCTGGGATCAGGTGCTGCTGCCGCAGCGCGCGCGCCGCAGCGGCGCCGACCTCTTGCATTGCGCGTCGGGAACGATGCCGTTGCTGCTGCCGCTGCCGGCGGTCGTCACCGTGCACGACGTCGCCTGGCTGCGCGTTCAGGCGCACGCGAAAGCGTACGCGCGCGGCTATTTCGGGGCATTTTCGGTGCGCCAGTACCGGCGCGCCCGAGCCGTCATCGTGGACTCGCAATTTTCGCGCGCGGAATTGCTCGACGCGCTCGATCTGCCCGCCGAACGCGTGCACGTCGTGTATCCCGGCGTGGCCGCGGACTTTTGCGCCGTGCGGCGCGAGAGCGCCAACGGCGAACCGCTGATTCTCGTGCCCGGAACCGTCGAGCGGCGCAAAAACCTCGAAGTACTCGTTCGCGCGCTCGTCGCAATCCCGGGCGCGCGCCTGGTTTCGGTGGGGCCGCCCACGCCGTACCGCGATGAATGTCTCGCGCTCGCGCGGCGCGTCGGCGTCGCCGATCGCTTCGAGGCGCGCGGCTACGTCGCACGGGCCGAATTACTCGCTCTCTACGCCCGCTGCAGCGTCGTCGCGGTGCCTTCGCGCTACGAAGGCTTCGGGTACGCCGCCGCCCAAGCGCTCTGCGCGGGCGCGCCGGTCGTTCTCTCCGATCGAAGTTCGCTGCCGGAGATCGCCGGCGGCGACGCGCGCGTCGTTCCCGTCGACGACGTCGCCGCATGGTCGCGCGCCCTCACCGAGACGATCGCCGATCCGTCTTCGCAGGCCTCTGCCGACCGCGCGCGCCTGCGCGCTCGGGAGCGCTTTGCGTGGCCCGCGAGCGCGCGGGCGATGGGCCGCATCTACGATGGCGTAACGGGGGCGCTGAACCGCCGTGGTTGA
- the lptC gene encoding LPS export ABC transporter periplasmic protein LptC — protein MKRVWLLAALALAGCNPQPQHALQAAPTTTPSAAATTLPIRIVGKGTAKRQIVIGEQQGNRKLYELHAKSYVSKSTQTTAEARFSQTHVTFFGKDGSTLLAAAPVATVDERRREVVMTGGVRATSSTGMTLTCDQLTYYSKSGMLHGEGNVRITKLAGGTLTSATGNSFDSDVKLTRMVMQ, from the coding sequence ATGAAGCGCGTCTGGCTTCTGGCCGCGCTCGCGCTCGCCGGGTGCAACCCGCAGCCGCAGCACGCGCTACAGGCCGCGCCGACCACCACGCCGAGCGCCGCCGCGACGACCTTGCCCATCCGCATCGTCGGCAAGGGAACCGCGAAGCGGCAGATCGTCATCGGCGAGCAGCAGGGCAATCGCAAGCTCTACGAACTGCATGCGAAATCGTACGTCAGCAAATCGACGCAAACGACTGCCGAGGCCCGCTTCTCGCAGACCCACGTGACGTTTTTCGGCAAAGACGGTTCGACGCTGCTCGCCGCGGCGCCGGTGGCAACGGTGGACGAGCGGCGCCGTGAGGTCGTGATGACCGGCGGCGTGCGGGCCACGAGCAGCACGGGGATGACCCTGACCTGCGACCAACTCACGTACTACAGCAAGAGCGGGATGCTCCACGGCGAGGGGAACGTGCGCATAACCAAACTCGCGGGCGGCACGCTGACCTCGGCGACCGGCAACAGCTTCGACTCGGACGTCAAACTTACGCGAATGGTGATGCAATAA
- a CDS encoding tetratricopeptide repeat protein, with amino-acid sequence MQAASDAIFASAGSAISLPAHLPAAAGIGIYRAIERIAPAQYVEGMLARAELARGNLDAAQQHALRLPSAGLRDEYLGRIAQARGDESAAQAYFLAGADFFAIQDDVDRLAKSDPAAAYDLERTLKNRLQALTTHPDAVAESYWHLGQIATMRSWPYAVGSTARRHWTQVGMRDYRRAVALSPLAERYLLAAGTQALALGDLAGARGFYARAVDVNPASADAFAGLGVVALRAGDRASAQRYAARSRTIDPNSAMLRALQADLR; translated from the coding sequence GTGCAGGCCGCCTCCGACGCGATTTTCGCAAGCGCCGGGTCGGCCATCTCGTTGCCGGCGCATCTGCCGGCGGCCGCGGGGATCGGTATCTATCGCGCGATCGAGCGCATCGCTCCCGCACAATACGTCGAAGGCATGCTGGCCCGCGCCGAACTCGCGCGCGGCAACCTGGATGCCGCGCAGCAGCACGCGTTGCGCCTCCCGTCGGCGGGTCTGCGCGACGAGTATCTCGGGCGCATCGCGCAAGCTCGCGGTGACGAGTCCGCGGCGCAGGCCTACTTTCTCGCCGGGGCCGACTTTTTCGCGATTCAAGACGACGTCGATCGCCTCGCCAAGAGCGATCCGGCGGCAGCCTACGACCTCGAACGAACGTTGAAGAACCGGCTGCAGGCGCTCACCACGCATCCCGACGCGGTTGCGGAGTCGTATTGGCATTTGGGACAGATCGCGACGATGCGTTCCTGGCCGTACGCGGTGGGCTCGACCGCGCGTCGCCATTGGACGCAGGTCGGAATGCGCGACTATCGGCGGGCCGTCGCACTCTCGCCCTTAGCCGAACGCTATCTCTTGGCGGCCGGAACGCAAGCGCTTGCGTTGGGCGACCTGGCCGGAGCGCGCGGCTTTTACGCGCGGGCCGTCGACGTTAATCCCGCGAGCGCCGATGCGTTCGCCGGGCTCGGCGTGGTTGCGCTGCGCGCGGGCGATCGTGCGAGCGCGCAGCGTTACGCGGCGCGGAGCCGCACGATCGATCCGAACTCCGCGATGCTGCGCGCGCTCCAAGCCGACCTGCGATGA
- the lpxA gene encoding acyl-ACP--UDP-N-acetylglucosamine O-acyltransferase, which translates to MIHPTAIVHPNANIERGVEIGPYCIVGEHVSVGTGTVLQAHVVVNGWTTIGEGCAIFPFATIGASSQDRKYQGEIAFTKIGNRTVIREYVSIQRATGEGAVTAVGDDCLLLAYVHIAHNCLVGNGVTMSNLAQVAGHCEVGDNATIGGMAGLHQFSRVGRYAMVGGASKVNRDVPPFFLVDGNPIEPHGLNSVGLRRAGFSIEERGEIKKFYKTLYSPKLNVSQALEAMRGEVTTEPGRQIIAFLEGQSQLGVLK; encoded by the coding sequence TTGATTCATCCTACGGCTATCGTGCATCCGAATGCGAATATCGAGCGCGGGGTGGAGATCGGGCCTTATTGTATTGTGGGCGAGCACGTTTCGGTTGGGACGGGCACGGTGCTGCAGGCGCACGTCGTCGTTAATGGGTGGACGACGATTGGTGAAGGGTGTGCGATCTTTCCGTTTGCGACCATCGGGGCTTCTTCGCAGGATCGAAAGTATCAGGGCGAGATTGCGTTTACGAAGATTGGGAATCGGACGGTTATTCGCGAGTACGTGAGCATTCAGCGCGCGACGGGCGAAGGCGCGGTGACCGCCGTCGGCGACGATTGTTTGCTGCTGGCGTACGTGCATATCGCGCATAATTGCTTGGTCGGCAACGGCGTGACGATGAGCAATCTCGCGCAGGTGGCCGGACATTGCGAAGTCGGCGATAACGCGACGATCGGCGGAATGGCGGGGCTGCACCAGTTCTCGCGCGTCGGACGTTACGCGATGGTGGGCGGTGCGAGTAAAGTCAATCGCGACGTTCCGCCGTTCTTTTTGGTCGACGGGAATCCGATCGAGCCGCACGGACTCAACAGCGTCGGTCTGCGGCGCGCCGGTTTTTCGATCGAAGAGCGCGGCGAGATCAAGAAGTTTTACAAGACGCTTTACAGCCCGAAATTGAACGTTTCGCAAGCGCTCGAAGCGATGCGCGGTGAGGTGACGACCGAACCGGGCCGCCAGATCATTGCGTTTCTCGAGGGTCAATCGCAACTCGGCGTGCTGAAGTAA
- a CDS encoding lipid-A-disaccharide synthase-related protein, with the protein MTRALFVSNGHGEEAIATRLASELQNLAPIECDHLALVGDFGHPSVMRDVGPRRVMPSGGLIAMGNLPNIARDLASGLVGHTLAQWRFLRSARGAYDVTVAVGDVFALMMALQARAPAIYVGTAKSVYVAPYGPFEARVLRRARAVFVRDAATAQSLQDAGVAAQAPGNVIVDLNAADDERIEPLASGFAPLLGLFPGSRAPAAYADARFLCGVVRGLARTQPHVGGILSIAPGLEVARFAEALAADGWDISHASDPVAPFVLRAGAREVVRAWRGGVGPIVARATVVLGQAGTANEVAAAGGVPVVAFELAGEKKTAWYRKRQAGLLGDALQLGPGGEVEAAACVRGLLDDAPRRVRMGSVGRQRMGPPGGARAIAQCIAEIARAT; encoded by the coding sequence ATGACGCGCGCGCTTTTCGTCAGCAACGGACACGGCGAGGAAGCGATCGCGACTCGTTTGGCGAGCGAACTGCAAAACCTCGCGCCGATCGAATGCGATCACCTCGCGCTGGTCGGCGATTTCGGACACCCGTCGGTTATGCGGGATGTCGGCCCGCGGCGCGTTATGCCGAGCGGCGGACTGATCGCGATGGGCAATCTTCCGAACATCGCGCGGGATTTGGCATCCGGCCTCGTCGGACACACGCTCGCGCAATGGCGCTTTTTGCGCTCGGCGCGCGGTGCCTACGACGTGACCGTTGCGGTCGGCGACGTCTTCGCGTTGATGATGGCCCTGCAGGCGCGCGCGCCGGCCATCTACGTCGGTACCGCCAAGAGCGTGTACGTCGCACCGTACGGGCCGTTCGAAGCGCGCGTGCTGCGCCGCGCGCGCGCGGTCTTCGTGCGGGACGCGGCCACCGCACAAAGCCTGCAGGACGCGGGCGTAGCGGCGCAAGCGCCGGGAAACGTGATCGTGGATCTCAACGCCGCAGACGACGAGCGGATCGAACCGCTCGCGAGCGGTTTCGCGCCGCTGCTGGGGCTTTTCCCGGGCAGTCGAGCGCCCGCCGCCTATGCCGACGCGCGCTTCCTCTGCGGCGTCGTTCGCGGCTTGGCTCGCACGCAGCCCCACGTCGGCGGCATCCTTTCGATCGCTCCGGGGCTGGAAGTCGCGCGCTTCGCGGAGGCGCTCGCCGCCGACGGTTGGGATATCTCCCACGCGTCGGATCCGGTGGCGCCGTTCGTCTTGCGCGCCGGTGCGCGGGAGGTCGTGCGCGCGTGGCGCGGCGGCGTCGGCCCGATCGTCGCCCGCGCGACGGTCGTGCTGGGTCAAGCTGGAACGGCCAATGAGGTCGCGGCGGCCGGCGGCGTTCCGGTCGTCGCGTTCGAACTCGCCGGCGAGAAAAAAACGGCGTGGTATCGCAAGCGCCAAGCCGGCCTGCTTGGCGACGCCCTCCAACTCGGTCCCGGCGGCGAAGTGGAAGCGGCCGCGTGCGTGCGCGGCTTGCTCGACGACGCGCCGCGGCGCGTGCGTATGGGCAGCGTCGGACGCCAACGGATGGGACCGCCCGGCGGCGCGCGCGCGATCGCGCAGTGCATAGCGGAGATCGCTCGTGCGACGTAG